In Solanum pennellii chromosome 3, SPENNV200, a single window of DNA contains:
- the LOC107013154 gene encoding hydroxyphenylpyruvate reductase-like, with translation MAANSKILVVACALTEETRNIVNRIVLDALGPKGIIINIGRGAHVDESELVAALIEGRIGGAGLDVYQREPEVPEQLFGLENVVLLSHVASDTXRIGGAGLDVYQREPEVPEQLFGLENVVLLSHVASDTVETCTAMADLVIANLEAHFLHKPLLTPVL, from the coding sequence ATGGCTGCAAACTCTAAAATCCTTGTTGTTGCATGCGCTTTGACTGAAGAAACTCGAAACATAGTCAATCGCATAGTGCTTGATGCATTAGGTCCAAAGGGCATCATAATCAACATAGGACGAGGTGCACATGTAGATGAATCTGAACTTGTAGCTGCACTGATTGAAGGTCGTATTGGTGGAGCTGGTCTTGATGTTTATCAGAGAGAACCAGAGGTTCCTGAACAATTGTTTGGACTTGAGAATGTTGTTCTATTGTCTCATGTTGCAAGTGATACANGTCGTATTGGTGGAGCTGGTCTTGATGTTTATCAGAGAGAACCAGAGGTTCCTGAACAATTGTTCGGACTTGAGAATGTTGTTCTATTGTCTCATGTTGCAAGTGATACAGTAGAAACTTGCACAGCCATGGCAGATCTTGTTATTGCAAACTTGGAAGCTCATTTTCTTCACAAACCATTGTTGACTCCTGTGCTCTAA
- the LOC107012858 gene encoding dynein light chain LC6, flagellar outer arm-like, translated as MLEGKALIEDTDMPVKMQIQAMSYASQALDLYDVLDCKSIAAHIKKEFDKKYGGGWQCVVGSNFGCFFTHTKGTFIYFTLETLNFLIFKGASSP; from the exons ATGTTAGAAGGCAAAGCACTGATTGAAGACACAGACATGCCTGTAAAGATGCAGATCCAAGCTATGTCATATGCTTCTCAAGCTCTTGATCTTTATGATGTTTTAGACTGCAAATCTATTGCTGCTCACATCAAGAAG gaatTTGACAAGAAGTATGGAGGTGGATGGCAATGTGTGGTGGGATCAAACTTTGGGTGTTTCTTTACTCATACTAAAGGAACATTTATCTATTTCACTTTAGAGACTCTaaattttctcattttcaaaGGAGCCTCTTCTCCTTGA